A window from Citrus sinensis cultivar Valencia sweet orange chromosome 5, DVS_A1.0, whole genome shotgun sequence encodes these proteins:
- the LOC102627061 gene encoding uncharacterized protein LOC102627061 isoform X3: MDKTRDVRRGGSSRFSRQKLLAGLEKPKKERLVKKLSVVVNKAVISSFEDSEMGYHSNNLSDRENETPSQSQSSMSNATAKRFKLPKKFLDDCNGVDHSSIPRKLRSAVKKRNPESMSPPLPDSKKLNHTVGEMESLKKDGLKKSKLNIVKQGSSDWSQKEVIGPITKDEEEVVETLYAMAGMFPENDSVNNSKLESAPSEAKPPALQEHRESCTPAVKVTEEELGSTFPLRTSEAAPSSNVESSQKETAKTSAEVEEKPDSKSFHVKTDSCVPPVNVHSTMPLLAKREHNSDEPSCNPVTFQGLPEPCRDSGSLEQSTQETSLTGKPELAVGSTTLRSEQVQQDTATESWRNGLALWPGLSPMVLLGAGSSGPSLPSSATKIPAWLDAAVGASKPCSLENGPSTRKAFKGATTNRSLKRCAGHVYISRLIRDLQMPENKEKSHLQCNQLKPPDEGQRQETHMVIYDFDKTRKGLNGVISVNSIGSTTAERNSSEARSGILQHKRLHHDQLQTATESGLQTLQKQSFNFLSLSAGGLGAEDTNSFSRTRNNALEPSSEFQVSHLHSLPQHQNFMPIAMPQTHYTSSYPDKISTSGTGSTQQVKLQLPSYLSSPFLGPAHTSSTILTKQHQQQQQQLWPAQLAAQCRPTGHSTAMSQFSNWPNGRQDPTLIPCPQSPISPAPTSLEVLRPKYSTNSQHQHQHWLQHQQLMTITSSLPSSRVKRQDHHLPLVYEEIEGGFRTGSSLSLQLLCNERL; this comes from the exons ATGGACAAGACTCGAGACGTGAGGCGAGGAGGGAGCAGTCGGTTTTCGCGACAGAAGCTCTTAGCAG gtTTGGAGAAACCGAAGAAGGAGAGacttgttaaaaaattaagtgttGTTGTTAATAAAGCTGTGATTTCGAGTTTCGAAGATTCTGAAATGGGATATCATAGTAATAATTTGTCTGATAGAGAAAACGAAACTCCTTCACAATCTCAGTCTTCAATGAGTAATGCTACTGccaaaagatttaaattacCTAAAAAG tTTTTGGATGACTGCAATGGTGTTGATCATTCCTCCATTCCGCGTAAGCTACGTTCAG CGGTGAAGAAGCGAAATCCCGAATCTATGTCTCCACCTTTACCAGATTCAAAGAAGCTGAACCATACAGTAGGTGAAATGGAATCACTCAAAAAGGATGGCCTAAAGAAGTCCAAGCTGAACATTGTT AAACAAGGAAGCTCGGACTGGTCCCAGAAGGAGGTTATTGGGCCAATCActaaagatgaagaagaagttgTGGAGACCTTATATGCTATGGCAGGAATGTTCCCTGAAAATGATAGTGTGAATAATAGTAAATTGGAGAGTGCTCCTTCAGAAGCAAAGCCTCCAGCTTTGCAAGAACATAGGGAGAGCTGTACACCTGCAGTTAAAG TTACCGAGGAGGAGTTGGGCTCAACCTTCCCCTTGAGAACTTCTGAGGCTGCCCCTTCATCTAATGTAGAAAGTTCACAGAAAGAAACTGCTAAAACCAGTGCTGAAGTAGAAGAAAAACCTGACAGTAAAAGTTTCCACGTGAAAACTGATAGTTGTGTTCCTCCGGTAAATGTGCACAGCACAATGCCTCTATTGGCTAAGAGGGAACATAACAGTGATGAGCCGTCGTGCAATCCTGTAACTTTTCAGGGTTTGCCTGAGCCATGTCGGGATTCTGG TAGTTTAGAGCAGTCGACTCAGGAGACCTCACTTACAGGAAAACCTGAGCTTGCAGTTGGG tccACCACCCTCAGAAGTGAACAAGTGCAACAAGATACGGCCACGGAGTCCTGGAGAAATG GCCTTGCATTGTGGCCAGGATTGTCTCCAATGGTGTTGCTTGGTGCTGGGAGTTCTGGACCTTCTTTGCC GTCCTCAGCTACCAAAATTCCAGCTTGGCTGGATGCCGCTGTTGGTGCCTCCAAGCCTTGTTCTTTAGAAAATggtccttcaaccagaaag GCTTTTAAAGGGGCCACCACTAATAGGTCTCTAAAGAGGTGTGCTGGCCATGTTTACATCAGTCGTCTGATTCGAGATTTACAAATGCCAGAGAATAAAGAAAAGTCACATCTACAGTGTAATCAATTGAAACCACCAGATGAAGGACAAAGGCAAGAAACACATATGGTGATTTATGACTTTGATAAGACGAGAAAAGGTTTAAATGGAGTCATATCTGTTAACAGTATTGGCAGTACTACTGCTGAAAGAAATTCAAGTGAAGCTAGAAGTGGTATTCTTCAGCACAAGAGGCTTCATCATGATCAGCTACAGACTGCTACAGAATCTGGGTTACAGACTTTGCAGAAGCAA AGTTTCAACTTTTTGTCTTTGTCAGCTGGCGGCTTGGGAGCAGAAGATACAAACAGCTTTAGCAGAACCAGAAATAATGCATTAGAACCATCGTCAGAATTTCAAGTTTCTCATCTTCATTCTCTTCCACAACATCAGAACTTCATGCCAATTGCAATGCCCCAGACTCACTACACCTCTTCATACCCGGATAAAATTTCTACATCTGGAACTGGATCAACACAGCAG gtCAAATTGCAATTACCTTCATATCTTAGCAGCCCGTTCCTAGGCCCAGCTCATACAAGTTCCACAATCTTGACAAAACAACaccaacagcagcagcaacagctTTGGCCGGCTCAGCTAGCAGCTCAATGCAGACCTACTGGACATTCCACAGCGATGagccaattttcaaattggcCAAATGGGAGACAGGACCCTACACTGATCCCATGTCCGCAGTCCCCGATATCACCTGCCCCCACATCACTGGAAGTACTTAGGCCCAAGTATTCCACAAACTCTCAACACCAGCATCAGCACTGGCTTCAGCACCAGCAGTTAATGACCATAACTTCATCATTACCCTCTTCGAGGGTGAAAAGGCAAGACCACCATCTCCCTCTAGTCtatgaagaaattgaaggtGGATTTCGAACAGGAAGTTCATTGTCATTGCAACTGCTGTGCAACGAACGGCTGTGA
- the LOC102627061 gene encoding uncharacterized protein LOC102627061 isoform X4 — protein MDKTRDVRRGGSSRFSRQKLLAGLEKPKKERLVKKLSVVVNKAVISSFEDSEMGYHSNNLSDRENETPSQSQSSMSNATAKRFKLPKKFLDDCNGVDHSSIPRKLRSAVKKRNPESMSPPLPDSKKLNHTVGEMESLKKDGLKKSKLNIVKQGSSDWSQKEVIGPITKDEEEVVETLYAMAGMFPENDSVNNSKLESAPSEAKPPALQEHRESCTPAVKDSAVTEEELGSTFPLRTSEAAPSSNVESSQKETAKTSAEVEEKPDSKSFHVKTDSCVPPVNVHSTMPLLAKREHNSDEPSCNPVTFQGLPEPCRDSGSLEQSTQETSLTGKPELAVGSTTLRSEQVQQDTATESWRNGLALWPGLSPMVLLGAGSSGPSLPSSATKIPAWLDAAVGASKPCSLENGPSTRKAFKGATTNRSLKRCAGHVYISRLIRDLQMPENKEKSHLQCNQLKPPDEGQSIGSTTAERNSSEARSGILQHKRLHHDQLQTATESGLQTLQKQSFNFLSLSAGGLGAEDTNSFSRTRNNALEPSSEFQVSHLHSLPQHQNFMPIAMPQTHYTSSYPDKISTSGTGSTQQVKLQLPSYLSSPFLGPAHTSSTILTKQHQQQQQQLWPAQLAAQCRPTGHSTAMSQFSNWPNGRQDPTLIPCPQSPISPAPTSLEVLRPKYSTNSQHQHQHWLQHQQLMTITSSLPSSRVKRQDHHLPLVYEEIEGGFRTGSSLSLQLLCNERL, from the exons ATGGACAAGACTCGAGACGTGAGGCGAGGAGGGAGCAGTCGGTTTTCGCGACAGAAGCTCTTAGCAG gtTTGGAGAAACCGAAGAAGGAGAGacttgttaaaaaattaagtgttGTTGTTAATAAAGCTGTGATTTCGAGTTTCGAAGATTCTGAAATGGGATATCATAGTAATAATTTGTCTGATAGAGAAAACGAAACTCCTTCACAATCTCAGTCTTCAATGAGTAATGCTACTGccaaaagatttaaattacCTAAAAAG tTTTTGGATGACTGCAATGGTGTTGATCATTCCTCCATTCCGCGTAAGCTACGTTCAG CGGTGAAGAAGCGAAATCCCGAATCTATGTCTCCACCTTTACCAGATTCAAAGAAGCTGAACCATACAGTAGGTGAAATGGAATCACTCAAAAAGGATGGCCTAAAGAAGTCCAAGCTGAACATTGTT AAACAAGGAAGCTCGGACTGGTCCCAGAAGGAGGTTATTGGGCCAATCActaaagatgaagaagaagttgTGGAGACCTTATATGCTATGGCAGGAATGTTCCCTGAAAATGATAGTGTGAATAATAGTAAATTGGAGAGTGCTCCTTCAGAAGCAAAGCCTCCAGCTTTGCAAGAACATAGGGAGAGCTGTACACCTGCAGTTAAAG ATTCTGCAGTTACCGAGGAGGAGTTGGGCTCAACCTTCCCCTTGAGAACTTCTGAGGCTGCCCCTTCATCTAATGTAGAAAGTTCACAGAAAGAAACTGCTAAAACCAGTGCTGAAGTAGAAGAAAAACCTGACAGTAAAAGTTTCCACGTGAAAACTGATAGTTGTGTTCCTCCGGTAAATGTGCACAGCACAATGCCTCTATTGGCTAAGAGGGAACATAACAGTGATGAGCCGTCGTGCAATCCTGTAACTTTTCAGGGTTTGCCTGAGCCATGTCGGGATTCTGG TAGTTTAGAGCAGTCGACTCAGGAGACCTCACTTACAGGAAAACCTGAGCTTGCAGTTGGG tccACCACCCTCAGAAGTGAACAAGTGCAACAAGATACGGCCACGGAGTCCTGGAGAAATG GCCTTGCATTGTGGCCAGGATTGTCTCCAATGGTGTTGCTTGGTGCTGGGAGTTCTGGACCTTCTTTGCC GTCCTCAGCTACCAAAATTCCAGCTTGGCTGGATGCCGCTGTTGGTGCCTCCAAGCCTTGTTCTTTAGAAAATggtccttcaaccagaaag GCTTTTAAAGGGGCCACCACTAATAGGTCTCTAAAGAGGTGTGCTGGCCATGTTTACATCAGTCGTCTGATTCGAGATTTACAAATGCCAGAGAATAAAGAAAAGTCACATCTACAGTGTAATCAATTGAAACCACCAGATGAAGGACAAAG TATTGGCAGTACTACTGCTGAAAGAAATTCAAGTGAAGCTAGAAGTGGTATTCTTCAGCACAAGAGGCTTCATCATGATCAGCTACAGACTGCTACAGAATCTGGGTTACAGACTTTGCAGAAGCAA AGTTTCAACTTTTTGTCTTTGTCAGCTGGCGGCTTGGGAGCAGAAGATACAAACAGCTTTAGCAGAACCAGAAATAATGCATTAGAACCATCGTCAGAATTTCAAGTTTCTCATCTTCATTCTCTTCCACAACATCAGAACTTCATGCCAATTGCAATGCCCCAGACTCACTACACCTCTTCATACCCGGATAAAATTTCTACATCTGGAACTGGATCAACACAGCAG gtCAAATTGCAATTACCTTCATATCTTAGCAGCCCGTTCCTAGGCCCAGCTCATACAAGTTCCACAATCTTGACAAAACAACaccaacagcagcagcaacagctTTGGCCGGCTCAGCTAGCAGCTCAATGCAGACCTACTGGACATTCCACAGCGATGagccaattttcaaattggcCAAATGGGAGACAGGACCCTACACTGATCCCATGTCCGCAGTCCCCGATATCACCTGCCCCCACATCACTGGAAGTACTTAGGCCCAAGTATTCCACAAACTCTCAACACCAGCATCAGCACTGGCTTCAGCACCAGCAGTTAATGACCATAACTTCATCATTACCCTCTTCGAGGGTGAAAAGGCAAGACCACCATCTCCCTCTAGTCtatgaagaaattgaaggtGGATTTCGAACAGGAAGTTCATTGTCATTGCAACTGCTGTGCAACGAACGGCTGTGA
- the LOC102627061 gene encoding uncharacterized protein LOC102627061 isoform X1: protein MDKTRDVRRGGSSRFSRQKLLAGLEKPKKERLVKKLSVVVNKAVISSFEDSEMGYHSNNLSDRENETPSQSQSSMSNATAKRFKLPKKFLDDCNGVDHSSIPRKLRSAVKKRNPESMSPPLPDSKKLNHTVGEMESLKKDGLKKSKLNIVKQGSSDWSQKEVIGPITKDEEEVVETLYAMAGMFPENDSVNNSKLESAPSEAKPPALQEHRESCTPAVKDSAVTEEELGSTFPLRTSEAAPSSNVESSQKETAKTSAEVEEKPDSKSFHVKTDSCVPPVNVHSTMPLLAKREHNSDEPSCNPVTFQGLPEPCRDSGSLEQSTQETSLTGKPELAVGSTTLRSEQVQQDTATESWRNGLALWPGLSPMVLLGAGSSGPSLPSSATKIPAWLDAAVGASKPCSLENGPSTRKAFKGATTNRSLKRCAGHVYISRLIRDLQMPENKEKSHLQCNQLKPPDEGQRQETHMVIYDFDKTRKGLNGVISVNSIGSTTAERNSSEARSGILQHKRLHHDQLQTATESGLQTLQKQSFNFLSLSAGGLGAEDTNSFSRTRNNALEPSSEFQVSHLHSLPQHQNFMPIAMPQTHYTSSYPDKISTSGTGSTQQVKLQLPSYLSSPFLGPAHTSSTILTKQHQQQQQQLWPAQLAAQCRPTGHSTAMSQFSNWPNGRQDPTLIPCPQSPISPAPTSLEVLRPKYSTNSQHQHQHWLQHQQLMTITSSLPSSRVKRQDHHLPLVYEEIEGGFRTGSSLSLQLLCNERL from the exons ATGGACAAGACTCGAGACGTGAGGCGAGGAGGGAGCAGTCGGTTTTCGCGACAGAAGCTCTTAGCAG gtTTGGAGAAACCGAAGAAGGAGAGacttgttaaaaaattaagtgttGTTGTTAATAAAGCTGTGATTTCGAGTTTCGAAGATTCTGAAATGGGATATCATAGTAATAATTTGTCTGATAGAGAAAACGAAACTCCTTCACAATCTCAGTCTTCAATGAGTAATGCTACTGccaaaagatttaaattacCTAAAAAG tTTTTGGATGACTGCAATGGTGTTGATCATTCCTCCATTCCGCGTAAGCTACGTTCAG CGGTGAAGAAGCGAAATCCCGAATCTATGTCTCCACCTTTACCAGATTCAAAGAAGCTGAACCATACAGTAGGTGAAATGGAATCACTCAAAAAGGATGGCCTAAAGAAGTCCAAGCTGAACATTGTT AAACAAGGAAGCTCGGACTGGTCCCAGAAGGAGGTTATTGGGCCAATCActaaagatgaagaagaagttgTGGAGACCTTATATGCTATGGCAGGAATGTTCCCTGAAAATGATAGTGTGAATAATAGTAAATTGGAGAGTGCTCCTTCAGAAGCAAAGCCTCCAGCTTTGCAAGAACATAGGGAGAGCTGTACACCTGCAGTTAAAG ATTCTGCAGTTACCGAGGAGGAGTTGGGCTCAACCTTCCCCTTGAGAACTTCTGAGGCTGCCCCTTCATCTAATGTAGAAAGTTCACAGAAAGAAACTGCTAAAACCAGTGCTGAAGTAGAAGAAAAACCTGACAGTAAAAGTTTCCACGTGAAAACTGATAGTTGTGTTCCTCCGGTAAATGTGCACAGCACAATGCCTCTATTGGCTAAGAGGGAACATAACAGTGATGAGCCGTCGTGCAATCCTGTAACTTTTCAGGGTTTGCCTGAGCCATGTCGGGATTCTGG TAGTTTAGAGCAGTCGACTCAGGAGACCTCACTTACAGGAAAACCTGAGCTTGCAGTTGGG tccACCACCCTCAGAAGTGAACAAGTGCAACAAGATACGGCCACGGAGTCCTGGAGAAATG GCCTTGCATTGTGGCCAGGATTGTCTCCAATGGTGTTGCTTGGTGCTGGGAGTTCTGGACCTTCTTTGCC GTCCTCAGCTACCAAAATTCCAGCTTGGCTGGATGCCGCTGTTGGTGCCTCCAAGCCTTGTTCTTTAGAAAATggtccttcaaccagaaag GCTTTTAAAGGGGCCACCACTAATAGGTCTCTAAAGAGGTGTGCTGGCCATGTTTACATCAGTCGTCTGATTCGAGATTTACAAATGCCAGAGAATAAAGAAAAGTCACATCTACAGTGTAATCAATTGAAACCACCAGATGAAGGACAAAGGCAAGAAACACATATGGTGATTTATGACTTTGATAAGACGAGAAAAGGTTTAAATGGAGTCATATCTGTTAACAGTATTGGCAGTACTACTGCTGAAAGAAATTCAAGTGAAGCTAGAAGTGGTATTCTTCAGCACAAGAGGCTTCATCATGATCAGCTACAGACTGCTACAGAATCTGGGTTACAGACTTTGCAGAAGCAA AGTTTCAACTTTTTGTCTTTGTCAGCTGGCGGCTTGGGAGCAGAAGATACAAACAGCTTTAGCAGAACCAGAAATAATGCATTAGAACCATCGTCAGAATTTCAAGTTTCTCATCTTCATTCTCTTCCACAACATCAGAACTTCATGCCAATTGCAATGCCCCAGACTCACTACACCTCTTCATACCCGGATAAAATTTCTACATCTGGAACTGGATCAACACAGCAG gtCAAATTGCAATTACCTTCATATCTTAGCAGCCCGTTCCTAGGCCCAGCTCATACAAGTTCCACAATCTTGACAAAACAACaccaacagcagcagcaacagctTTGGCCGGCTCAGCTAGCAGCTCAATGCAGACCTACTGGACATTCCACAGCGATGagccaattttcaaattggcCAAATGGGAGACAGGACCCTACACTGATCCCATGTCCGCAGTCCCCGATATCACCTGCCCCCACATCACTGGAAGTACTTAGGCCCAAGTATTCCACAAACTCTCAACACCAGCATCAGCACTGGCTTCAGCACCAGCAGTTAATGACCATAACTTCATCATTACCCTCTTCGAGGGTGAAAAGGCAAGACCACCATCTCCCTCTAGTCtatgaagaaattgaaggtGGATTTCGAACAGGAAGTTCATTGTCATTGCAACTGCTGTGCAACGAACGGCTGTGA
- the LOC102627061 gene encoding uncharacterized protein LOC102627061 isoform X2: MDKTRDVRRGGSSRFSRQKLLAGLEKPKKERLVKKLSVVVNKAVISSFEDSEMGYHSNNLSDRENETPSQSQSSMSNATAKRFKLPKKFLDDCNGVDHSSIPRKLRSAVKKRNPESMSPPLPDSKKLNHTVGEMESLKKDGLKKSKLNIVKQGSSDWSQKEVIGPITKDEEEVVETLYAMAGMFPENDSVNNSKLESAPSEAKPPALQEHRESCTPAVKDSAVTEEELGSTFPLRTSEAAPSSNVESSQKETAKTSAEVEEKPDSKSFHVKTDSCVPPVNVHSTMPLLAKREHNSDEPSCNPVTFQGLPEPCRDSGLEQSTQETSLTGKPELAVGSTTLRSEQVQQDTATESWRNGLALWPGLSPMVLLGAGSSGPSLPSSATKIPAWLDAAVGASKPCSLENGPSTRKAFKGATTNRSLKRCAGHVYISRLIRDLQMPENKEKSHLQCNQLKPPDEGQRQETHMVIYDFDKTRKGLNGVISVNSIGSTTAERNSSEARSGILQHKRLHHDQLQTATESGLQTLQKQSFNFLSLSAGGLGAEDTNSFSRTRNNALEPSSEFQVSHLHSLPQHQNFMPIAMPQTHYTSSYPDKISTSGTGSTQQVKLQLPSYLSSPFLGPAHTSSTILTKQHQQQQQQLWPAQLAAQCRPTGHSTAMSQFSNWPNGRQDPTLIPCPQSPISPAPTSLEVLRPKYSTNSQHQHQHWLQHQQLMTITSSLPSSRVKRQDHHLPLVYEEIEGGFRTGSSLSLQLLCNERL; encoded by the exons ATGGACAAGACTCGAGACGTGAGGCGAGGAGGGAGCAGTCGGTTTTCGCGACAGAAGCTCTTAGCAG gtTTGGAGAAACCGAAGAAGGAGAGacttgttaaaaaattaagtgttGTTGTTAATAAAGCTGTGATTTCGAGTTTCGAAGATTCTGAAATGGGATATCATAGTAATAATTTGTCTGATAGAGAAAACGAAACTCCTTCACAATCTCAGTCTTCAATGAGTAATGCTACTGccaaaagatttaaattacCTAAAAAG tTTTTGGATGACTGCAATGGTGTTGATCATTCCTCCATTCCGCGTAAGCTACGTTCAG CGGTGAAGAAGCGAAATCCCGAATCTATGTCTCCACCTTTACCAGATTCAAAGAAGCTGAACCATACAGTAGGTGAAATGGAATCACTCAAAAAGGATGGCCTAAAGAAGTCCAAGCTGAACATTGTT AAACAAGGAAGCTCGGACTGGTCCCAGAAGGAGGTTATTGGGCCAATCActaaagatgaagaagaagttgTGGAGACCTTATATGCTATGGCAGGAATGTTCCCTGAAAATGATAGTGTGAATAATAGTAAATTGGAGAGTGCTCCTTCAGAAGCAAAGCCTCCAGCTTTGCAAGAACATAGGGAGAGCTGTACACCTGCAGTTAAAG ATTCTGCAGTTACCGAGGAGGAGTTGGGCTCAACCTTCCCCTTGAGAACTTCTGAGGCTGCCCCTTCATCTAATGTAGAAAGTTCACAGAAAGAAACTGCTAAAACCAGTGCTGAAGTAGAAGAAAAACCTGACAGTAAAAGTTTCCACGTGAAAACTGATAGTTGTGTTCCTCCGGTAAATGTGCACAGCACAATGCCTCTATTGGCTAAGAGGGAACATAACAGTGATGAGCCGTCGTGCAATCCTGTAACTTTTCAGGGTTTGCCTGAGCCATGTCGGGATTCTGG TTTAGAGCAGTCGACTCAGGAGACCTCACTTACAGGAAAACCTGAGCTTGCAGTTGGG tccACCACCCTCAGAAGTGAACAAGTGCAACAAGATACGGCCACGGAGTCCTGGAGAAATG GCCTTGCATTGTGGCCAGGATTGTCTCCAATGGTGTTGCTTGGTGCTGGGAGTTCTGGACCTTCTTTGCC GTCCTCAGCTACCAAAATTCCAGCTTGGCTGGATGCCGCTGTTGGTGCCTCCAAGCCTTGTTCTTTAGAAAATggtccttcaaccagaaag GCTTTTAAAGGGGCCACCACTAATAGGTCTCTAAAGAGGTGTGCTGGCCATGTTTACATCAGTCGTCTGATTCGAGATTTACAAATGCCAGAGAATAAAGAAAAGTCACATCTACAGTGTAATCAATTGAAACCACCAGATGAAGGACAAAGGCAAGAAACACATATGGTGATTTATGACTTTGATAAGACGAGAAAAGGTTTAAATGGAGTCATATCTGTTAACAGTATTGGCAGTACTACTGCTGAAAGAAATTCAAGTGAAGCTAGAAGTGGTATTCTTCAGCACAAGAGGCTTCATCATGATCAGCTACAGACTGCTACAGAATCTGGGTTACAGACTTTGCAGAAGCAA AGTTTCAACTTTTTGTCTTTGTCAGCTGGCGGCTTGGGAGCAGAAGATACAAACAGCTTTAGCAGAACCAGAAATAATGCATTAGAACCATCGTCAGAATTTCAAGTTTCTCATCTTCATTCTCTTCCACAACATCAGAACTTCATGCCAATTGCAATGCCCCAGACTCACTACACCTCTTCATACCCGGATAAAATTTCTACATCTGGAACTGGATCAACACAGCAG gtCAAATTGCAATTACCTTCATATCTTAGCAGCCCGTTCCTAGGCCCAGCTCATACAAGTTCCACAATCTTGACAAAACAACaccaacagcagcagcaacagctTTGGCCGGCTCAGCTAGCAGCTCAATGCAGACCTACTGGACATTCCACAGCGATGagccaattttcaaattggcCAAATGGGAGACAGGACCCTACACTGATCCCATGTCCGCAGTCCCCGATATCACCTGCCCCCACATCACTGGAAGTACTTAGGCCCAAGTATTCCACAAACTCTCAACACCAGCATCAGCACTGGCTTCAGCACCAGCAGTTAATGACCATAACTTCATCATTACCCTCTTCGAGGGTGAAAAGGCAAGACCACCATCTCCCTCTAGTCtatgaagaaattgaaggtGGATTTCGAACAGGAAGTTCATTGTCATTGCAACTGCTGTGCAACGAACGGCTGTGA
- the LOC102627925 gene encoding gibberellin-regulated protein 1-like: MALSKSLTGSFLIISLVIHVFQLAQSDGLMVIKSVAESPMPQKIDCDGACAARCQLSSRPRLCKRACGTCCARCDCVPPGTSGNYDACPCYANMTTHGGRHKCP; the protein is encoded by the exons atGGCTCTCTCCAAGAGTCTGACGGGTTCGTTTCTCATCATTTCCCTCGTTATACATGTCTTCCAGCTTGCTCAATCCGATGGCCTAATG GTGATCAAGAGCGTGGCAGAGAGTCCTATGCCACAAAAGATTG ATTGTGACGGAGCATGTGCTGCAAGATGCCAGTTATCGTCAAGGCCAAGGCTGTGCAAGAGGGCATGTGGGACGTGTTGTGCTCGTTGTGACTGTGTTCCTCCCGGCACTTCTGGTAACTATGATGCATGCCCCTGCTACGCCAACATGACTACCCACGGCGGTCGCCACAAGTGCccttaa
- the LOC102628220 gene encoding snakin-2, with product MAISSSKAFIASIILSLILVLHLVAADQMVNTNEGDSSYPTPTIDCGAACKARCQLSSRPNLCHRACGTCCARCKCVPPGTSGHLEVCPCYATMTTHHGRRKCP from the exons ATGGCCATCTCGTCGTCCAAGGCTTTCATTGCTTCAATTATCCTCTCACTTATTCTTGTTCTCCATCTTGTTGCAGCTGATCAGATG GTTAACACAAACGAAGGAGATAGCAGTTATCCCACTCCAACAAttg ACTGTGGAGCTGCATGCAAGGCCAGGTGCCAGTTATCGTCGAGGCCAAACTTGTGTCACAGGGCATGTGGAACCTGCTGTGCCCGTTGCAAGTGTGTTCCTCCGGGCACTTCAGGCCATCTTGAAGTCTGCCCTTGCTACGCCACCATGACCACTCACCATGGCAGACGCAAGTGCCCTTAA
- the LOC102628717 gene encoding gibberellin-regulated protein 1 produces the protein MAISKALIASVLLSLLVFHLVEADEHTVNSSKGTGYPKPTIDCGGACQARCRLSSRPNLCHRACGTCCARCNCVPPGTAGNTEVCPCYANMTTHHGRRKCP, from the exons CTCCTCTCACTACTTGTTTTTCATCTCGTTGAAGCTGATGAGCATACG GTTAACTCAAGCAAAGGAACTGGTTATCCAAAACCAACAATTG ACTGTGGAGGTGCATGCCAGGCCAGGTGCCGATTATCGTCGAGGCCAAACCTGTGCCACAGGGCATGTGGTACCTGCTGCGCCCGTTGCAATTGTGTTCCTCCAGGCACTGCAGGCAACACTGAGGTCTGCCCTTGCTACGCCAATATGACCACCCACCATGGCAGACGCAAGTGCCCTTGA